GGGCTACTCCGCATAGCGCCAAAAGGGCTAAAACACTGCCCTTTTTACCCATCCTGCTACCTCCAGTTAAATTTAACTCAATTTTATCATAATTTTAACTTTAAAACTGTGTTAAAATTACATTATGGTTTTCATTAGAGAACTTGTAGATTACGGAGTTATAGGTCTTTTGCTTGTTCTTAGCTTTTTTGCATTAGCCATTGCCATAGAAAGGTGGAGTTTTTACAGAAAGGTCAGGCTTGAAGAATACAAAACTAAGCAGGAGTTAGAAGTAGAACTCAGCAAAGGTCTTACCTTTATAGCTTCTACTGCGTCCAACGCTCCATACATTGGACTTTTGGGCACTGTGCTTGGCATTATGCTAACCTTTTACACCATAGGAGAAGAGGGCTTTGTGGATACAAAAAAGGTGATGGTTGGTTTGGCTTTGGCTTTGAAGGCTACCGCTGTAGGACTTTTGGTTGCTATTCCATCATCGGTGCTTTACAACATACTTCTCAAAAAAGTAAAGAATCTTCTTCTTTTGTGGGAAGCAAAGAATGGAGGACAAAGAGTTTAGCTCCATAAACGTGATCCCCTTGGTGGATATAATGCTGGTGCTTTTAACCATAGTTTTAATTACTGC
Above is a genomic segment from Thermocrinis jamiesonii containing:
- the exbB gene encoding TonB-system energizer ExbB translates to MVFIRELVDYGVIGLLLVLSFFALAIAIERWSFYRKVRLEEYKTKQELEVELSKGLTFIASTASNAPYIGLLGTVLGIMLTFYTIGEEGFVDTKKVMVGLALALKATAVGLLVAIPSSVLYNILLKKVKNLLLLWEAKNGGQRV